Proteins encoded by one window of Salvia splendens isolate huo1 chromosome 7, SspV2, whole genome shotgun sequence:
- the LOC121740968 gene encoding CEN-like protein 4 translates to MIKKRSDPLVIGKVVGEVVDSFSPTAKMSVIYNSKNHVYNGHHLLPSTLISKPKVLLHAAGDFSTFFTLIMTDPDVPGPSDPYLREHVHWIVTNIPGSTDSSFGREVVSYEMPRPNIGIHRLVFILYKQKKRMQSVSVPHCRDGFCSRKFAVEHELGQPVAALFFNCQRETAARAR, encoded by the exons ATGATTAAGAAGAGATCAGATCCTCTTGTAATTGGTAAAGTGGTTGGAGAAGTGGTTGATAGCTTCTCCCCCACTGCCAAGATGTCTGTTATCTACAATTCCAAAAATCATGTCTACAATGGccatcatcttcttccttccACTCTTATCTCCAAACCTAAGGTTCTACTCCATGCTGCTGGagatttctctacttttttcacCTTG ATCATGACAGACCCTGATGTTCCTGGTCCTAGTGATCCATACCTCAGAGAGCACGTACATTG GATAGTGACAAATATACCAGGCAGCACGGACTCTTCATTTG GGAGAGAAGTGGTTAGCTACGAAATGCCAAGGCCAAACATAGGAATACATCGGCTGGTATTTATTCTGTACAAGCAGAAGAAGAGGATGCAGTCTGTGAGCGTCCCTCATTGCAGAGATGGATTCTGCAGCAGGAAATTTGCCGTTGAACACGAATTAGGACAACCCGTCGCTGCCCTCTTCTTCAACTGCCAACGTGAGACCGCTGCTAGAGCACGCTAG
- the LOC121811011 gene encoding aspartate carbamoyltransferase 1, chloroplastic-like isoform X1, whose translation MIIGATKRYNMASSSMFSAWTMNGNALAPKVSRIINDCSKQTYKSLSISASAGISHSALRRGVECRALNGERKPSFSLGSKFQLEDVIEAQQFDRDMLSAIFDVALEMEKIEKNSTGSNLLQGYLMATLFYEPSTRTRLSFESAMKRLGGEVLTTENAREFSSAAKGETLEDTIRTVEGYTDIIVMRHFESGAARRAAATATIPIINAGDGPGQHPTQALLDMYTIQREIGKLDGIKVGLVGDLAYGRTVRSLAYLLAKYKDVKIYFVSPETVKMKDDIKDYLTSKGIGWEESDDLMEVASKCDVVYQTRIQKERFGERIDLYEEARGKYIVDGDVLRAMQKHAVVMHPLPRLDEITVDVDADPRAAYFRQAKNGLYIRMAVLKLLLLGW comes from the exons ATGATTATTGGGGCGACAAAAAG GTATAATATGGCATCATCTTCCATGTTTTCTGCTTGGACCATGAATGGGAATGCACTTGCTCCTAAAGTTTCAAGGATCATCAATGATTGTTCGAAACAAACATATAAGTCTCTGTCCATATCTGCATCTGCCGGCATTTCGCATTCGGCTCTCAGGAGAGGAGTTGAATGCAGAGCGCTGAATGGTGAGAGGAAACCTTCCTTTTCACTGGGGAGTAAGTTTCAACTCGAAGATGTCATTGAAGCTCAGCAGTTCGACAGAGATATGCTCAGTGCCATATTTGACGTGGCACTGGAGATGGAGAAGATTGAGAAGAACTCTACGGGAAGTAACCTTCTTCAGGGGTATCTAATGGCTACCCTATTTTATGAGCCCTCAACCAGAACTAGGCTTTCATTCGAGTCGGCTATGAAACGTCTGGGAGGAGAAGTGTTAACCACGGAAAATGCACGAGAGTTCTCATCCGCAGCAAAAGGGGAGACGCTTGAAG ACACCATAAGAACGGTTGAAGGATACACAGATATCATAGTGATGAGGCATTTTGAAAGTGGTGCTGCAAGAAGGGCTGCAGCTACAGCCACTATCCCGATTATTAATGCTGGAGATGGTCCTGGACAGCATCCAACTCAG GCTCTCCTTGACATGTACACGATTCAACGAGAGATAGGAAAGCTTGATGGAATAAAGGTCGGGCTTGTGGGAGATCTTGCTTACGGGAGGACAGTTCGCTCACTTGCCTATCTTCTGGCCAAGTACAAAGATGTCAAAATTTACTTTGTCTCACCAGAAACAGTGAAAATGAAG GATGACATAAAAGATTATCTAACATCCAAAGGCATTGGATGGGAAGAGAGTGATGATCTGATGGAGGTGGCTTCTAAATGTGATGTGGTATATCAAACCCGTATTCAGAAGGAGAGGTTTGGAGAGAGAATCGATCTTTATGAAGAAGCTAGAGGCAAGTACATTGTGGATGGGGATGTGTTGAGAGCAATGCAGAAACATGCAGTCGTGATGCATCCTCTACCACGCCTTGATGAG ATAACTGTGGACGTCGATGCGGATCCAAGGGCTGCCTATTTCAGACAAGCCAAGAATGGCCTCTACATTCGTATGGCCGTTTTGAAGCTATTGCTTCTTGGCTGGTAA
- the LOC121811011 gene encoding aspartate carbamoyltransferase 1, chloroplastic-like isoform X2: MTRYNMASSSMFSAWTMNGNALAPKVSRIINDCSKQTYKSLSISASAGISHSALRRGVECRALNGERKPSFSLGSKFQLEDVIEAQQFDRDMLSAIFDVALEMEKIEKNSTGSNLLQGYLMATLFYEPSTRTRLSFESAMKRLGGEVLTTENAREFSSAAKGETLEDTIRTVEGYTDIIVMRHFESGAARRAAATATIPIINAGDGPGQHPTQALLDMYTIQREIGKLDGIKVGLVGDLAYGRTVRSLAYLLAKYKDVKIYFVSPETVKMKDDIKDYLTSKGIGWEESDDLMEVASKCDVVYQTRIQKERFGERIDLYEEARGKYIVDGDVLRAMQKHAVVMHPLPRLDEITVDVDADPRAAYFRQAKNGLYIRMAVLKLLLLGW; encoded by the exons ATGACCAGGTATAATATGGCATCATCTTCCATGTTTTCTGCTTGGACCATGAATGGGAATGCACTTGCTCCTAAAGTTTCAAGGATCATCAATGATTGTTCGAAACAAACATATAAGTCTCTGTCCATATCTGCATCTGCCGGCATTTCGCATTCGGCTCTCAGGAGAGGAGTTGAATGCAGAGCGCTGAATGGTGAGAGGAAACCTTCCTTTTCACTGGGGAGTAAGTTTCAACTCGAAGATGTCATTGAAGCTCAGCAGTTCGACAGAGATATGCTCAGTGCCATATTTGACGTGGCACTGGAGATGGAGAAGATTGAGAAGAACTCTACGGGAAGTAACCTTCTTCAGGGGTATCTAATGGCTACCCTATTTTATGAGCCCTCAACCAGAACTAGGCTTTCATTCGAGTCGGCTATGAAACGTCTGGGAGGAGAAGTGTTAACCACGGAAAATGCACGAGAGTTCTCATCCGCAGCAAAAGGGGAGACGCTTGAAG ACACCATAAGAACGGTTGAAGGATACACAGATATCATAGTGATGAGGCATTTTGAAAGTGGTGCTGCAAGAAGGGCTGCAGCTACAGCCACTATCCCGATTATTAATGCTGGAGATGGTCCTGGACAGCATCCAACTCAG GCTCTCCTTGACATGTACACGATTCAACGAGAGATAGGAAAGCTTGATGGAATAAAGGTCGGGCTTGTGGGAGATCTTGCTTACGGGAGGACAGTTCGCTCACTTGCCTATCTTCTGGCCAAGTACAAAGATGTCAAAATTTACTTTGTCTCACCAGAAACAGTGAAAATGAAG GATGACATAAAAGATTATCTAACATCCAAAGGCATTGGATGGGAAGAGAGTGATGATCTGATGGAGGTGGCTTCTAAATGTGATGTGGTATATCAAACCCGTATTCAGAAGGAGAGGTTTGGAGAGAGAATCGATCTTTATGAAGAAGCTAGAGGCAAGTACATTGTGGATGGGGATGTGTTGAGAGCAATGCAGAAACATGCAGTCGTGATGCATCCTCTACCACGCCTTGATGAG ATAACTGTGGACGTCGATGCGGATCCAAGGGCTGCCTATTTCAGACAAGCCAAGAATGGCCTCTACATTCGTATGGCCGTTTTGAAGCTATTGCTTCTTGGCTGGTAA
- the LOC121811011 gene encoding aspartate carbamoyltransferase 1, chloroplastic-like isoform X3 yields the protein MASSSMFSAWTMNGNALAPKVSRIINDCSKQTYKSLSISASAGISHSALRRGVECRALNGERKPSFSLGSKFQLEDVIEAQQFDRDMLSAIFDVALEMEKIEKNSTGSNLLQGYLMATLFYEPSTRTRLSFESAMKRLGGEVLTTENAREFSSAAKGETLEDTIRTVEGYTDIIVMRHFESGAARRAAATATIPIINAGDGPGQHPTQALLDMYTIQREIGKLDGIKVGLVGDLAYGRTVRSLAYLLAKYKDVKIYFVSPETVKMKDDIKDYLTSKGIGWEESDDLMEVASKCDVVYQTRIQKERFGERIDLYEEARGKYIVDGDVLRAMQKHAVVMHPLPRLDEITVDVDADPRAAYFRQAKNGLYIRMAVLKLLLLGW from the exons ATGGCATCATCTTCCATGTTTTCTGCTTGGACCATGAATGGGAATGCACTTGCTCCTAAAGTTTCAAGGATCATCAATGATTGTTCGAAACAAACATATAAGTCTCTGTCCATATCTGCATCTGCCGGCATTTCGCATTCGGCTCTCAGGAGAGGAGTTGAATGCAGAGCGCTGAATGGTGAGAGGAAACCTTCCTTTTCACTGGGGAGTAAGTTTCAACTCGAAGATGTCATTGAAGCTCAGCAGTTCGACAGAGATATGCTCAGTGCCATATTTGACGTGGCACTGGAGATGGAGAAGATTGAGAAGAACTCTACGGGAAGTAACCTTCTTCAGGGGTATCTAATGGCTACCCTATTTTATGAGCCCTCAACCAGAACTAGGCTTTCATTCGAGTCGGCTATGAAACGTCTGGGAGGAGAAGTGTTAACCACGGAAAATGCACGAGAGTTCTCATCCGCAGCAAAAGGGGAGACGCTTGAAG ACACCATAAGAACGGTTGAAGGATACACAGATATCATAGTGATGAGGCATTTTGAAAGTGGTGCTGCAAGAAGGGCTGCAGCTACAGCCACTATCCCGATTATTAATGCTGGAGATGGTCCTGGACAGCATCCAACTCAG GCTCTCCTTGACATGTACACGATTCAACGAGAGATAGGAAAGCTTGATGGAATAAAGGTCGGGCTTGTGGGAGATCTTGCTTACGGGAGGACAGTTCGCTCACTTGCCTATCTTCTGGCCAAGTACAAAGATGTCAAAATTTACTTTGTCTCACCAGAAACAGTGAAAATGAAG GATGACATAAAAGATTATCTAACATCCAAAGGCATTGGATGGGAAGAGAGTGATGATCTGATGGAGGTGGCTTCTAAATGTGATGTGGTATATCAAACCCGTATTCAGAAGGAGAGGTTTGGAGAGAGAATCGATCTTTATGAAGAAGCTAGAGGCAAGTACATTGTGGATGGGGATGTGTTGAGAGCAATGCAGAAACATGCAGTCGTGATGCATCCTCTACCACGCCTTGATGAG ATAACTGTGGACGTCGATGCGGATCCAAGGGCTGCCTATTTCAGACAAGCCAAGAATGGCCTCTACATTCGTATGGCCGTTTTGAAGCTATTGCTTCTTGGCTGGTAA
- the LOC121741761 gene encoding 50S ribosomal protein L30-like, giving the protein MSAYNAFKSNVPVAWSRNLYITLVRGIPGTRKLHRRTLEALRLTKCNRTVMRWNTPTVRGMIQQVKRLVVVETQEMYNARKQKDATHRALRPPLVVNHQPASTNDSSA; this is encoded by the exons ATGAGTGCATACAACGCATTTAAATCGAATGTTCCAGTTGCGTGGAGCCGTAATCTCTACATAACACTGGTTAGAGGAATTCCGGGCACGAGGAAGCTCCACCGCCGCACCTTAGAAGCCTTGCGCCTCACCAAGTGCAACCGCACCGTCATGCGATGGAATACCCCCACTGTCCGTGGAATGATCCAACAg GTGAAAAGGTTGGTTGTGGTGGAGACTCAAGAAATGTACAATGCTCGGAAGCAGAAAGACGCTACTCACCGAGCTCTGCGCCCGCCCTTGGTCGTAAATCACCAGCCTGCCTCGACTAATGATTCTTCTGCATAA